A stretch of Myceligenerans xiligouense DNA encodes these proteins:
- a CDS encoding segregation and condensation protein A — protein MATPPDVLEAPGDILSDGDAASSDDALPEPDGRQDDAARGDGPVPKRSAGGFEVHLDNFTGPFDLLLSLITKHEMDVTEVALAAVTDEFVAHIRAAEEAAREAADRGDDHPSWDLGVASEFLVVAATLLDIKAARLLPGVVEEDLEDLELLEARDLLFARLLQYRAYKEISALLAERMATAARRVPRLAPLEPHLTALLPDLRWTVDGQRLAALAAKALQPKPPPEVSLTHLHAPAVSVREEAGTIVRRLRAEHVVTFRALTAGAERIVVVARFLALLELFRDRLVSFEQVASLGELTIRWAAGPSDGATYLDPAAGPSEFDEDDMPQGETT, from the coding sequence GTGGCCACGCCGCCTGACGTCCTGGAGGCCCCCGGCGACATCCTGTCCGACGGCGATGCGGCCTCCAGCGACGATGCACTCCCCGAGCCGGACGGCCGCCAGGACGACGCCGCGCGCGGCGACGGCCCCGTCCCGAAGCGCTCCGCCGGCGGCTTCGAGGTCCACCTCGACAACTTCACCGGCCCGTTCGACCTGCTGCTGAGCCTCATCACCAAGCACGAGATGGACGTCACCGAGGTGGCGCTCGCGGCCGTGACCGACGAGTTCGTGGCGCACATCCGGGCCGCCGAGGAGGCGGCCCGGGAGGCCGCCGACCGCGGCGACGACCACCCGTCCTGGGACCTGGGCGTCGCCTCGGAGTTCCTGGTGGTCGCCGCGACCCTGCTCGACATCAAGGCCGCCCGCCTGCTGCCCGGCGTCGTCGAGGAGGACCTCGAGGACCTGGAGCTGCTGGAGGCGCGCGACCTGCTGTTCGCCCGGCTGCTCCAGTACCGCGCCTACAAGGAGATCTCGGCGCTGCTCGCCGAGCGGATGGCGACCGCGGCCCGTCGTGTGCCGCGTCTGGCGCCGCTGGAACCCCACCTCACGGCACTCCTGCCCGACCTCAGGTGGACCGTGGACGGGCAGCGGCTCGCGGCGCTGGCCGCGAAGGCCCTGCAGCCCAAGCCGCCGCCCGAGGTGTCCCTCACCCACCTGCACGCGCCGGCGGTGAGCGTGCGGGAGGAGGCGGGCACGATCGTGCGCCGCCTGCGGGCCGAACACGTGGTGACGTTCCGCGCGCTCACCGCGGGGGCCGAGCGGATCGTGGTCGTGGCCCGGTTCCTCGCGCTGCTGGAGCTTTTCCGGGACCGCCTGGTCAGCTTCGAGCAGGTGGCGTCGCTCGGCGAGCTCACGATCCGCTGGGCGGCCGGGCCGAGTGACGGAGCCACGTACCTCGACCCCGCCGCCGGCCCCAGCGAGTTCGACGAGGACGACATGCCGCAGGGAGAGACGACATGA
- the scpB gene encoding SMC-Scp complex subunit ScpB, giving the protein MTEVRETTETTTGIPAGTGEAVPEELPLVDVEELPGGARAALEAVLMVADAPVPEERLAATLGLPSVQVRDLLEEISDEYRGELGGRPRGFELRRGAEGWRIYSSTAHGDVVGRFVLDGQTAKLSQAALETLAVIAYRQPVTRGQVSAVRGVNVDGVVRTLLTRGLIAEIEQDPATGAVLFGTTGYFLERMGYDSLDELPPLAPHLPDLDTLEGLD; this is encoded by the coding sequence ATGACCGAGGTGCGGGAGACGACCGAGACCACCACCGGGATCCCGGCCGGCACGGGCGAAGCCGTGCCCGAGGAACTGCCCCTCGTCGACGTCGAGGAACTCCCCGGCGGGGCGCGCGCGGCCCTGGAGGCCGTGCTCATGGTCGCCGACGCGCCCGTACCCGAGGAGCGGCTCGCCGCGACGCTCGGCCTGCCGTCCGTGCAGGTGCGGGACCTGCTGGAGGAGATCTCCGACGAGTACCGCGGCGAGCTCGGGGGCCGGCCGCGCGGGTTCGAGCTGCGCCGCGGCGCCGAGGGCTGGCGGATCTACTCCTCGACCGCGCACGGCGACGTCGTGGGCCGGTTCGTGCTCGACGGGCAGACCGCCAAGCTCAGCCAGGCCGCGCTGGAGACGCTCGCCGTGATCGCCTACCGGCAGCCGGTCACCCGAGGCCAGGTCAGCGCGGTGCGCGGGGTCAACGTCGACGGCGTGGTGCGGACGCTGCTCACCCGCGGCCTCATCGCCGAGATCGAGCAGGACCCGGCCACGGGTGCGGTCCTGTTCGGAACCACGGGATACTTCCTGGAGCGGATGGGCTACGACTCGCTCGACGAGCTGCCCCCGCTCGCCCCGCATCTCCCGGACCTGGACACGCTCGAAGGCCTGGACTGA
- a CDS encoding HpcH/HpaI aldolase/citrate lyase family protein — MTVTDSTDLTARRAVREKTRVAPDYARSWLLLSAMRADAFDDAQLSRADQILLDCEDAIDDSLKDEARTRVIEWLHGGGTGWVRINDRTSPAWADDVAQLRDVEGLAGVMLAKTESADDVIDTAQRLGGEVPVIPLVESALGIEEAVNIARARGTFRLAFGSGDYRRDTGAANEPIAMAYPRTRLVLASRIGGLPGPVDGPTVGSAHALLREQSADAVALGMTGKLCLDLEQPAVINECFSPSPSDVAWAVDFLAEFEAAGGVIRDGSDKPRLARAQVIRSRAELFNINPS, encoded by the coding sequence GTGACCGTGACCGACTCCACAGACCTCACCGCCCGCCGCGCCGTCCGCGAGAAGACCCGCGTCGCACCCGACTACGCGCGCTCGTGGCTGCTGCTCTCCGCGATGCGGGCCGACGCGTTCGACGACGCCCAGCTCTCCCGCGCCGACCAGATCCTCCTCGACTGCGAGGACGCCATCGACGACAGCCTGAAGGACGAGGCGCGGACGCGCGTGATCGAGTGGCTGCACGGCGGCGGGACCGGCTGGGTCCGGATCAACGACCGCACGTCGCCCGCCTGGGCCGACGACGTCGCCCAGCTGCGCGACGTGGAGGGGCTCGCGGGCGTCATGCTCGCCAAGACCGAGTCGGCCGACGACGTTATCGACACCGCCCAGCGGCTCGGCGGCGAGGTCCCCGTCATCCCGCTGGTGGAGTCCGCGCTCGGCATCGAGGAGGCCGTGAACATCGCCCGCGCGCGTGGCACGTTCCGTCTCGCGTTCGGTTCGGGCGACTACCGGCGCGACACGGGTGCCGCGAACGAGCCCATCGCCATGGCGTACCCGCGCACCCGGCTCGTGCTCGCGAGCCGCATCGGCGGCCTGCCGGGCCCGGTGGACGGTCCCACCGTCGGGTCCGCCCACGCCTTGCTGCGCGAGCAGTCCGCCGACGCCGTCGCGCTCGGCATGACCGGGAAGCTCTGCCTCGACCTCGAGCAGCCCGCCGTCATCAACGAGTGCTTCAGCCCGTCCCCGTCCGACGTCGCCTGGGCCGTCGACTTCCTGGCCGAGTTCGAGGCCGCCGGCGGCGTCATCCGTGACGGATCCGACAAGCCCCGGCTGGCCCGGGCCCAGGTCATCCGCAGCCGGGCGGAGCTGTTCAACATCAACCCGTCGTGA
- the cmk gene encoding (d)CMP kinase has product MEQKETTPVSTPTPVPVVIAVDGPSGSGKSSVSKAVAARLGLAYLDTGAMYRAATVWSTRRGTDLSDVAAVAADVAAMPLEMGVDPGAPGVTLDGCDVAREIRTTAVSEAVSTVATNLDVRAELKRRQRAAIDAERAGGFSGGRGILAEGRDITTVVAPDADVRILLTASEEARLRRRALDVHGAADATAVEATKDQVLRRDRDDSTVSQFVVAADGVVTVDSSDLDLEQTVEAVLAVVAEVTGLRSAPVSTPERMSE; this is encoded by the coding sequence ATGGAGCAGAAGGAGACCACCCCTGTGAGCACCCCCACCCCCGTTCCGGTCGTCATCGCCGTGGACGGTCCGTCCGGGTCGGGCAAGTCGAGCGTGTCGAAGGCCGTCGCCGCCCGGCTCGGCCTGGCGTACCTGGACACGGGCGCCATGTACCGGGCCGCGACCGTGTGGAGCACGCGCCGCGGCACCGACCTGTCCGACGTCGCGGCGGTGGCCGCGGACGTCGCCGCGATGCCCCTGGAGATGGGGGTGGACCCCGGCGCTCCGGGCGTGACGCTCGACGGGTGTGACGTCGCGCGGGAGATCCGGACGACGGCGGTCTCCGAGGCCGTCTCGACGGTGGCGACGAACCTCGACGTGCGGGCCGAGCTGAAGCGGCGACAGCGCGCGGCGATCGACGCCGAACGCGCCGGCGGCTTCTCCGGGGGGCGCGGGATCCTCGCGGAGGGCCGGGACATCACCACGGTGGTGGCGCCCGACGCGGACGTCCGGATCCTGCTGACCGCGAGCGAGGAGGCGCGGCTGCGGCGCCGCGCCCTGGACGTGCACGGGGCGGCCGACGCGACGGCCGTCGAGGCGACGAAGGACCAGGTGCTGCGGCGGGACCGGGACGACTCGACGGTCTCGCAGTTCGTGGTCGCGGCCGACGGCGTCGTGACGGTGGACTCCTCGGACCTGGACCTCGAACAGACCGTGGAGGCCGTGCTCGCGGTGGTCGCCGAGGTCACCGGTCTGCGGTCCGCGCCCGTTTCCACTCCTGAGAGAATGAGCGAATGA
- a CDS encoding site-specific tyrosine recombinase XerD has translation MPSLTEVDGALGEPLRDYLAHLRVERGLSANTVAAYARDLTRYVTHLTGRGRARLGEVTEADVLAHVDAIRRGSDGGAALSASSTARALAAVRGWHRFAHAEGLADGDPTTEVHAPTRMRRLPHALSVDDVARLLDAAGAGEGPVPLRDRALLELLYATGGRISEIVGLDVDDVGEVPVVRLHGKGGKERVVPVGSFAREAVEAYLVRARPDLASAARLHGSPALFLNTRGGRMSRQSAWAALQAAAGRAGLEGVSPHTLRHSFATHLLAGGADVRVVQELLGHASVTTTQIYTMVTPDALREVYAASHPRAR, from the coding sequence GTGCCCAGCCTGACGGAGGTCGACGGTGCGCTCGGTGAGCCGCTCCGCGACTACCTCGCCCACCTCCGGGTCGAGCGCGGGCTGTCGGCCAACACCGTCGCCGCCTACGCCCGCGACCTCACCCGCTACGTCACCCATCTGACGGGGCGGGGCCGGGCCCGGCTCGGCGAGGTCACCGAGGCCGACGTCCTCGCCCACGTCGACGCGATCCGCCGGGGGAGCGACGGCGGTGCCGCGCTGTCGGCGTCGTCCACGGCCCGGGCCCTCGCCGCGGTCCGCGGCTGGCACCGGTTCGCGCACGCGGAGGGCCTGGCCGACGGCGACCCCACCACCGAGGTGCACGCGCCCACCAGGATGCGCCGGTTGCCGCACGCCCTGAGCGTGGACGACGTGGCACGCCTGCTGGACGCGGCCGGAGCGGGCGAGGGCCCGGTCCCGCTGCGCGACCGCGCACTGCTGGAGCTGCTGTACGCGACGGGCGGGCGGATCTCGGAGATCGTGGGCCTGGACGTGGACGACGTCGGCGAGGTGCCCGTCGTCCGCCTGCACGGCAAGGGCGGCAAGGAGCGCGTGGTGCCGGTCGGGTCGTTCGCCCGCGAGGCCGTCGAGGCGTACCTGGTGCGCGCCCGGCCGGACCTGGCGTCCGCGGCTCGCCTGCACGGCTCGCCCGCCCTGTTCCTCAACACACGCGGTGGGCGGATGTCGCGCCAGTCGGCCTGGGCCGCCCTGCAGGCCGCGGCCGGCCGTGCCGGGCTGGAGGGTGTCTCGCCGCACACGCTGCGGCACTCGTTCGCCACGCACCTGCTGGCCGGAGGCGCGGACGTGCGCGTGGTGCAGGAGCTGCTCGGCCACGCCTCGGTGACGACCACGCAGATCTACACCATGGTCACCCCGGACGCCCTCCGCGAGGTCTACGCCGCGAGCCACCCGCGGGCCCGCTGA
- a CDS encoding pseudouridine synthase produces MNQHSRGGSRRNNQNRAAANRAGQGRSQGRRQPGAQDRPAAGRRRPPASEPPRDVHVADGVRLQKVLAQAGFGSRRACEELIDRGHVEVDGTLVTELGVRVDPATAVIHVDGLRVQLDQDKVTLALHKPHGVVSTMHDPQGRPTVAELIRNREERLFHVGRLDADSEGLLLLTNDGELANRLSHPRYEIPKTYVVTVEGGPVYPRIVKELTRGVELDDGPARVDSVKILQEVPDATLLEVVLHEGRNRIVRRMFEAVERPVVRLVRTRIGPIRLGDLKPGRTRVLGRVELGQLMSDVEM; encoded by the coding sequence ATGAACCAGCACAGCCGCGGCGGGAGCCGCCGCAACAACCAGAACCGTGCCGCCGCCAACCGCGCCGGACAGGGGCGCTCGCAGGGCCGCCGCCAGCCGGGCGCCCAGGACCGGCCCGCAGCCGGCCGCCGTCGTCCCCCGGCCTCCGAGCCGCCGCGCGACGTGCACGTCGCGGACGGCGTCCGGCTGCAGAAGGTGCTCGCCCAGGCGGGCTTCGGCTCGCGGCGCGCGTGCGAGGAGCTGATCGACCGCGGGCACGTGGAGGTCGACGGCACGCTGGTGACCGAGCTCGGGGTGCGGGTCGACCCCGCCACCGCGGTCATCCACGTGGACGGTCTGCGCGTGCAGCTCGACCAGGACAAGGTCACGCTCGCGCTGCACAAGCCGCACGGCGTGGTGTCCACCATGCACGACCCGCAGGGCCGCCCGACCGTGGCCGAGCTGATCAGGAACCGCGAGGAGCGCCTGTTCCACGTCGGCCGCCTGGACGCGGACAGCGAAGGGCTGCTGCTGCTCACGAACGACGGCGAGCTGGCGAACCGGCTGTCGCACCCCCGGTACGAGATCCCGAAGACGTACGTGGTGACCGTCGAGGGCGGCCCGGTCTACCCGCGGATCGTCAAGGAGCTGACGCGCGGCGTCGAGCTCGACGACGGTCCGGCGCGCGTCGACTCGGTCAAGATCCTGCAGGAGGTCCCGGACGCGACGCTGCTCGAGGTGGTGCTGCACGAGGGCCGCAACCGGATCGTGCGGCGGATGTTCGAAGCGGTGGAGCGGCCGGTGGTACGGCTCGTGCGCACGCGGATCGGACCGATCCGGCTCGGGGACCTGAAGCCGGGGCGCACCCGCGTGCTGGGCCGGGTCGAGCTCGGGCAGCTGATGTCGGACGTGGAGATGTGA
- a CDS encoding ParA family protein, whose product MTGTLVDAGPAPGEPPPPDDAPRDVVGRVMPVFPEPPPLTSHGPARIIAMCNQKGGVGKTTTTINLGACLAEHGRRVLLVDFDPQGAASVGIGVNPHDLDVTIYNVLMERGVRVEDALIESGIDGLDVLPANIDLSAAEVQLVGEVARESVLSRALRPVVDDYDVILIDCQPSLGLLTVNALTAAHGVLIPLECEFFALRGVALLVETIEKVRDRLNPALEIDGILPTMYDSRTLHSREVVARVHEAFGDTLLHSVIGRTVKFPDATVAAEPITAYAPGHPGASAYRQLARELVARGHAA is encoded by the coding sequence ATGACGGGCACGCTGGTCGACGCCGGTCCGGCCCCGGGCGAGCCGCCCCCGCCCGACGACGCCCCCCGGGACGTGGTGGGGCGGGTGATGCCGGTCTTCCCGGAACCCCCGCCGCTGACGAGCCACGGCCCGGCCCGCATCATCGCGATGTGCAACCAGAAGGGCGGCGTCGGCAAGACCACCACCACCATCAACCTGGGCGCCTGCCTGGCCGAGCACGGTCGCAGGGTGCTGCTGGTGGACTTCGACCCCCAGGGCGCGGCGTCCGTGGGGATCGGCGTCAACCCGCACGACCTCGACGTCACCATCTACAACGTGCTGATGGAGCGTGGCGTGCGCGTGGAGGACGCCCTGATCGAGTCGGGGATCGACGGCCTCGACGTGCTCCCGGCGAACATCGACCTGTCCGCGGCCGAGGTCCAGCTCGTGGGCGAGGTGGCGCGCGAGTCCGTGCTGTCCCGGGCGCTGCGCCCCGTCGTCGACGACTACGACGTGATCCTCATCGACTGCCAGCCGTCCCTCGGGCTGCTCACCGTCAACGCGCTGACCGCCGCCCACGGCGTGCTCATCCCGCTGGAGTGCGAGTTCTTCGCGCTGCGCGGTGTCGCGCTGCTGGTCGAGACCATCGAGAAGGTGCGGGACCGGCTGAACCCGGCCCTGGAGATCGACGGTATCCTGCCCACCATGTACGACTCGCGCACCCTCCACTCCCGGGAGGTCGTGGCCCGGGTGCACGAGGCCTTCGGCGACACGCTGCTGCACTCCGTGATCGGCCGCACCGTGAAGTTCCCCGACGCGACCGTGGCCGCCGAGCCGATCACCGCCTACGCGCCCGGCCACCCCGGCGCGTCCGCCTATCGCCAGCTCGCCCGGGAGCTCGTGGCCCGTGGCCACGCCGCCTGA
- the der gene encoding ribosome biogenesis GTPase Der: MTDDLRLAEHPHEAGEPDDATTPGVVPGTPELTETEDDVARERALRAGLEEFELDEEDAALLDTEWADEEPEPEEILPVLAVVGRPNVGKSTLVNRILGRREAVVEDQPGVTRDRVSYPAEWAGRRFTLVDTGGWEVDVAGIEEKVASQAEVAVSLADAVLFVVDAQVGATSTDERVVEMLRRSGKPVVLCANKVDGAAGEADAAYLWALGLGEPHPVSGLHGRGTGDLLDAAMAALPEVSEHGEARPAGPRRVALVGRPNVGKSSLLNKIAREDRVVVHDIAGTTRDPVDELIEIKGVPYWFVDTAGIRRRQHLTKGADFYAGLRTAAAIDKAEVAVVLLDASEPLTEQDQRILSQVVDSGRALVLAYNKWDLMDEDRRPFLEREIEKDLGQVAWAPRVNVSAATGWHTEKLVPALEQALSSWDMRIPTGRLNAFLGELVAAHPHPLRGGKQPRILFATQASTRPPRFVIFATGFVEAQYRRFIERRLRETFGFEGTPINISVRVREKRRR, translated from the coding sequence ATGACCGACGACCTGCGCCTGGCCGAACACCCGCACGAGGCCGGCGAGCCCGACGACGCCACCACGCCCGGCGTCGTCCCCGGTACTCCGGAGCTCACGGAGACCGAGGACGACGTCGCGCGCGAGCGCGCGCTGCGGGCCGGGCTCGAGGAGTTCGAGCTCGACGAGGAGGACGCGGCGCTCCTCGACACCGAGTGGGCCGACGAGGAGCCCGAACCGGAGGAGATCCTGCCGGTGCTGGCGGTGGTCGGCCGGCCGAACGTCGGCAAGTCCACGCTGGTGAACCGGATCCTGGGGCGGCGCGAGGCAGTGGTCGAGGACCAGCCCGGCGTCACGCGGGACCGCGTGTCGTACCCGGCGGAGTGGGCCGGGCGCCGGTTCACGCTCGTGGACACCGGCGGCTGGGAGGTCGACGTCGCCGGGATCGAGGAGAAGGTGGCGTCGCAGGCCGAGGTCGCGGTGTCGCTCGCCGACGCGGTCCTGTTCGTGGTGGACGCCCAGGTGGGCGCGACGTCGACGGACGAGCGCGTCGTCGAGATGCTGCGGCGGTCCGGCAAGCCGGTGGTGCTGTGCGCCAACAAGGTGGACGGCGCCGCGGGCGAGGCCGACGCGGCCTACCTGTGGGCGCTCGGGCTGGGGGAGCCGCACCCGGTGTCCGGCCTGCACGGGCGGGGCACGGGCGACCTGCTCGACGCCGCGATGGCCGCGCTGCCCGAGGTGTCGGAGCACGGCGAGGCGCGGCCGGCCGGCCCGCGGCGGGTGGCGCTCGTGGGGCGGCCCAACGTGGGCAAGTCGTCGCTGCTGAACAAGATCGCCCGCGAGGACCGCGTGGTGGTGCACGACATCGCCGGCACGACGCGCGACCCGGTCGACGAGCTCATCGAGATCAAGGGCGTGCCGTACTGGTTCGTGGACACCGCCGGCATCCGGCGCCGCCAGCATCTGACCAAGGGCGCCGACTTCTACGCCGGCCTGCGCACGGCGGCCGCGATCGACAAGGCGGAGGTAGCCGTCGTGCTGCTGGACGCCTCCGAGCCGCTCACCGAGCAGGACCAGCGGATCCTGTCGCAGGTGGTGGACTCCGGGCGGGCGCTGGTCCTGGCGTACAACAAGTGGGACCTCATGGACGAGGACCGTCGGCCGTTCCTGGAGCGGGAGATCGAGAAGGACCTCGGCCAGGTGGCCTGGGCGCCGCGCGTCAACGTGTCGGCGGCGACCGGCTGGCACACGGAGAAGCTGGTCCCCGCGCTGGAGCAGGCGCTGTCGAGCTGGGACATGCGCATCCCGACCGGCCGGCTGAACGCGTTCCTCGGCGAGCTCGTCGCCGCGCACCCGCACCCCCTGCGGGGCGGGAAGCAGCCCCGCATCCTGTTCGCCACGCAGGCCTCCACCCGCCCGCCGCGGTTCGTCATCTTCGCCACGGGGTTCGTGGAGGCGCAGTACCGCCGGTTCATCGAGCGCCGGCTGCGGGAGACGTTCGGCTTCGAGGGCACCCCGATCAACATCTCGGTCCGGGTCCGCGAGAAGCGCCGCCGCTGA
- a CDS encoding heme o synthase: MRRAGAYVALTKPRVIELLLVTTIPTMILAERGWPSVGLMLATLAGGALAAGSANAFNMCLDRDIDRLMNRTKRRPLATGEISPRAGLVFSWVLCGLALAWFALVVNFAAAWLTAAAIAIYVVGYTMILKRRTPQNIVWGGIAGCMPVFIGWAAVTGGLSWSALALFGVIFFWTPPHYWPLSIKFKRDYAAADVPMLPVVSDDRRVAAEMVGYTLAMIACSLVLVPLADMSWVYTVVAAGLGAWFLASTVLMLRRAKQGAAGKTLGAMKVFHASITYLSVLFLAVAVDVFLPF; encoded by the coding sequence CTGCGGCGGGCGGGCGCCTACGTCGCCCTGACCAAGCCGCGTGTGATCGAGCTGCTCCTGGTCACCACGATTCCCACGATGATCCTGGCGGAGCGCGGCTGGCCGTCGGTCGGGCTGATGCTCGCGACCCTGGCCGGCGGGGCGCTCGCGGCGGGGAGCGCGAACGCGTTCAACATGTGCCTGGACCGGGACATCGACAGGCTGATGAACCGGACCAAGCGCCGTCCTCTGGCGACGGGTGAGATCTCGCCGCGTGCGGGCCTGGTGTTCTCCTGGGTCCTGTGCGGGCTGGCGCTGGCCTGGTTCGCGCTGGTGGTGAACTTCGCGGCGGCGTGGCTGACGGCGGCGGCGATCGCGATCTACGTGGTGGGCTACACGATGATCCTCAAGCGCCGCACGCCGCAGAACATCGTGTGGGGCGGCATCGCGGGCTGCATGCCCGTGTTCATCGGCTGGGCGGCGGTGACGGGTGGCCTGAGCTGGTCCGCCCTCGCGCTGTTCGGTGTGATCTTCTTCTGGACCCCGCCGCACTACTGGCCGCTGTCGATCAAGTTCAAGCGGGACTATGCCGCCGCCGACGTGCCGATGCTGCCCGTCGTGTCGGACGACCGCCGCGTCGCGGCCGAGATGGTCGGCTACACGCTCGCCATGATCGCCTGCTCCCTGGTGCTGGTGCCGCTGGCCGACATGTCCTGGGTGTACACGGTGGTGGCCGCGGGCCTGGGCGCCTGGTTCCTGGCGTCCACGGTCCTCATGCTGCGCCGGGCCAAGCAGGGTGCCGCGGGCAAGACGCTCGGCGCGATGAAGGTCTTCCACGCGTCGATCACCTACCTGTCGGTGCTGTTCCTCGCGGTCGCCGTGGACGTGTTCCTGCCGTTCTGA
- a CDS encoding DUF6328 family protein codes for MTADETPDPDRPRPIRQETPAQRADRNWVELLQELRVLQTGVQVLTGFLLILPFQAEFESLDTYQRTVYLTLLVTSVLATTLLTAPVSLHRALFQRHLKIPVVGTGDRLARAALAALGLTLTGTVLFVFDVVVGRVSGVVAGGAVLVVIVALWVLVPAWLRRRADPVT; via the coding sequence ATGACCGCCGACGAGACCCCCGATCCGGATCGCCCCCGCCCGATCAGGCAGGAGACTCCCGCCCAGCGCGCCGACCGCAACTGGGTCGAACTGCTCCAGGAACTGCGTGTCCTGCAGACCGGCGTGCAGGTGCTCACCGGCTTCCTGCTGATCCTGCCGTTCCAGGCGGAGTTCGAGAGCCTGGACACCTACCAGCGCACCGTCTACCTGACCCTGCTCGTCACGTCGGTGCTGGCCACGACGCTGCTCACGGCACCGGTCTCCCTGCACCGCGCGCTGTTCCAGCGCCATCTCAAGATCCCCGTCGTCGGTACGGGCGACCGCCTGGCGCGGGCCGCGCTCGCGGCGCTCGGCCTGACCCTGACCGGGACCGTCCTGTTCGTGTTCGACGTGGTCGTCGGCCGGGTGTCCGGGGTCGTCGCCGGTGGTGCCGTGCTCGTCGTGATCGTCGCGCTCTGGGTCCTCGTCCCGGCGTGGCTGCGCCGGCGCGCCGACCCGGTGACGTGA
- a CDS encoding GNAT family N-acetyltransferase → MTETSPQTGPALSVRAATLADVEPLVGLVTAAYRGDASRAGWTTEADLLDGARIDPALLRADITRPHSKVLVVDDTVRDAAGGSVLACAHVAVEDGAGYFGMFAVRPDRQGGGVGRALLAESERVVRDEWGQALLRMSVIDARADLIAWYVRRGYVRTGRLKPFPYGDERFGVPQRDDLRFEVLEKRL, encoded by the coding sequence GTGACCGAGACGAGCCCGCAGACCGGCCCCGCGCTCTCCGTACGGGCCGCCACCCTGGCCGACGTCGAACCCCTGGTCGGTCTCGTGACCGCCGCCTACCGCGGCGACGCCAGCCGCGCGGGGTGGACCACCGAGGCCGACCTGCTCGACGGAGCCCGGATCGATCCCGCCCTCCTGCGCGCGGACATCACGCGCCCCCACAGCAAGGTGCTCGTCGTGGACGACACCGTGAGGGACGCCGCGGGCGGGTCCGTGCTGGCGTGCGCGCACGTCGCGGTCGAGGACGGCGCCGGGTACTTCGGGATGTTCGCGGTGCGGCCCGACCGGCAGGGTGGCGGCGTCGGCCGGGCGCTGCTCGCCGAGTCCGAGCGGGTGGTCCGCGACGAGTGGGGTCAGGCGCTCCTGCGGATGAGCGTCATCGACGCCCGCGCGGACCTGATCGCCTGGTACGTCCGCCGCGGCTACGTCCGCACGGGGCGTCTCAAGCCGTTCCCCTACGGCGACGAGCGCTTCGGTGTCCCCCAGCGGGACGACCTCAGGTTCGAGGTCCTGGAGAAGCGCCTCTGA